The Budorcas taxicolor isolate Tak-1 chromosome 2, Takin1.1, whole genome shotgun sequence genome window below encodes:
- the ARMC5 gene encoding armadillo repeat-containing protein 5 — protein sequence MAAAKSTPTDSLSFCLAQLTAAAGEGLGGGKDTATSETPLGRALLALRTRHVKAAGGIERFRARGGLRPLLALLRRAAAAGPAPSQGGAGSAPSSVESAASSGPAPSQGSAPSSASPATPSPPARLRKTLDLALSILANCCTEGACRAEVRRLGGILPLVTILQCVKTDSIQNRTARALGNLAMEPESCGDIHCAGAVPLLVESLTACQDSQCRQSVVRALRNLADSPQHRLALAQQGAVRPLAELLAAAPDPALTLALVRALLELSRGCSRACAEQLSLGGGLGPLVGLASHPKRAVREATILILANLCAQGLVRPALGNAGGVEVLLGELRRRRGLNGASPASQQPLVRAVCLLCREAINRARLRDAGGLELLMGLLRDPRASAWHPRVVAALVGFLYDTGALGRLQALGLVPLLAGQLCGEAGDEEEEGREAASWDFPEERTPERAEAGSFRSLQSWLISEGYAAGPGDISPDWSPECCPPPPEPADLTSPTSLRTPRALRPPGRSPTASAAEEPWGREGPALLLLSRFSQAPDPSGALVTGPALCGLLAYVTGAPGPPSPRALRILARLTCNPACLEAFVRSYGAALLRAWLVLGVAPDDWPALRTRPARRSQHQHRELGEMLLQNLTVQAESPFGVGALTHLLLSGSPEDRVACALTLPFICRKPSLWRRLLLDQGGLRLLLSALTRPAPHPLFLFFAADSLSCLQGLVSPTGSPAVLPAIPLDLDPPSPCLYEPLLGPAPMPAPDLHFLLDSGLRLPAQRAASATASPFFRALLAGSFAEAQMDLVPLRGLSPSAAWPILHHLHGCRGCGAALGPVPPPGQPLLGSEAEEALEAAGRFLLPGLEEELEEAVGRIHLGPQGGPESVGEVFRLGRPRLAAHCARWTLGPGQCPRKRALALVGLVEAAGEEAGPLTEALLAVVMGVESGGKGPNLD from the exons ATGGCGGCTGCGAAGTCAACCCCCACGGACTCGCTCTCGTTCTGCCTCGCGCAGCTCACGGCGGCGGCCGGGGAGGGTCTAGGTGGGGGAAAGGACACAGCTACCAGCGAGACACCCTTGGGCCGTGCGCTCTTAGCCCTCCGTACGCGCCACGTCAAGGCAGCCGGGGGAATAGAGCGCTTCCGGGCACGCGGCGGGCTCCGCCCCCTTCTCGCGCTGCTACGGCGAGCGGCTGCAGCGGGTCCCGCCCCGTCCCAGGGTGGCGCAGGCTCCGCCCCCTCGTCGGTCGAGTCAGCGGCTTCTTCTGGCCCCGCCCCTTCGCAGGGCTCCGCCCCCTCTTCTGCGTCACCAGCGACACCCTCGCCACCAGCGCGCCTGCGCAAGACGCTGGACTTGGCGCTCAGCATCCTAGCCAACTGCTGTACTGAAGGGGCGTGCCGAGCTGAAGTGCGCAGACTCGGAGGCATTCTCCCATTGG TGACTATTCTTCAGTGTGTGAAGACAGACAGCATCCAGAACCGAACCGCCCGTGCTTTGGGGAACTTAGCCATGGAACCTGAGAGCTGCGGGGACATCCACTGTGCTG GTGCTGTTCCCCTGCTCGTGGAGAGCCTGACGGCCTGCCAGGACTCCCAGTGCCGTCAGAGTGTGGTCCGTGCCCTCCGCAACCTGGCGGACTCACCCCAGCACCGCTTGGCCCTGGCCCAGCAGGGAGCGGTGCGCCCACTGGCTGAACTTCTGGCTGCAGCGCCAGATCCTGCACTGACCTTGGCCTTGGTCCGTGCCCTCCTGGAGCTGAGTCGAGGCTGCTCCCGGGCCTGTGCTGAGCAGCTCAGTCTGGGTGGGGGACTTGGCCCACTGGTCGGCCTGGCCTCCCATCCCAAAAGAGCCGTGCGTGAGGCTACCATCTTGATCCTCGCCAACTTGTGCGCCCAGGGCCTGGTGCGGCCTGCCCTGGGCAATGCTGGGGGCGTGGAGGTGCTGTTGGGTGAACTCCGGCGGCGCCGGGGCCTCAACGGGGCAAGCCCAGCCTCCCAGCAGCCCCTGGTGCGGGCTGTGTGTCTGCTGTGCCGGGAGGCTATCAACCGGGCCCGGCTGCGAGATGCTGGGGGGTTGGAGCTGTTGATGGGCTTGCTGCGGGATCCCCGTGCCAGCGCCTGGCACCCTCGTGTGGTGGCTGCCCTTGTGGGCTTCTTGTATGATACAGGGGCCCTGGGCCGGCTTCAAGCTCTGGGATTGGTACCTCTCCTGGCTGGGCAGCTGTGTGGTGAGGCTGGTgatgaggaagaagagggaagagaagctgcttcctgggacttccctgaggaGAGGACCCCAGAGCGGGCAGAGGCCGGAAGCTTCCGAAGCCTCCA GTCCTGGCTGATCTCCGAGGGTTATGCTGCAGGCCCGGGAGACATCTCTCCCGACTGGTCCCCGGAGTGCTGTCCGCCGCCGCCAGAACCGGCAGATCTGACCAGCCCCACCTCGCTGCGGACGCCCCGCGCCCTGCGCCCGCCTGGCCGCAGCCCCACCGCCTCTGCCGCCGAGGAGCCCTGGGGCCGCGAGGGGCCGGCGCTGCTGTTGCTGTCGCGCTTCTCCCAGGCTCCCGACCCCAGCGGGGCGCTGGTGACCGGCCCGGCCCTGTGCGGCCTGCTGGCCTACGTGACGGGTGCGCCGGGCCCGCCGAGCCCCCGCGCGCTGCGCATCCTGGCGCGGCTCACCTGCAACCCCGCCTGCCTGGAGGCCTTCGTGCGCAGCTACGGGGCGGCGCTACTGCGCGCCTGGCTGGTGCTCGGCGTCGCCCCCGACGACTGGCCGGCGCTGCGCACCCGGCCAGCCCGCCGCAGCCAGCACCAGCACCGGGAGCTGG GTGAAATGCTGCTGCAGAACCTGACAGTGCAAGCTGAGTCGCCCTTCGGAGTGGGGGCCCTCACCCACCTGCTGCTCTCTGGGAGCCCGGAGGACCGTGTGGCCTGCGCTCTGACCCTGCCCTTCATCTGTCG GAAGCCCTCTCTGTGGCGGCGGCTACTTCTGGACCAGGGCGGCCTCCGGCTCCTCCTCTCGGCGCTTACCCGACCCGCTCCGCACCCGCTCTTCCTCTTTTTTGCCGCAGATTCCCTTTCCTGCCTCCAAGGCCTGGTGTCTCCCACGGGGAGCCCAGCTGTCCTACCTGCAATCCCCTTGGACCTAGACCCACCTTCCCCTTGCCTCTATGAACCTTTGCTGGGCCCAGCCCCCATGCCAGCTCCCGACCTCCACTTCCTGCTGGACTCAGGCCTCCGGCTCCCTGCCCAGCGAGCCGCCTCAGCCACTGCCTCCCCCTTCTTCCGGGCCCTGCTGGCTGGCAGCTTTGCCGAAGCCCAGATGGACCTAGTGCCCCTCCGAGGACTGTCGCCCAGCGCGGCCTGGCCCATTTTGCATCACCTGCATGGCTGCCGGGGCTGTGGGGCTGCCCTGGGGCCTGTCCCTCCGCCAGGCCAGCCCCTGCTGGGCTCCGAAGCCGAGGAGGCTCTGGAGGCCGCTGGCCGTTTCCTGCTgccagggctggaggaggagctggaggaagccGTGGGCCGCATCCACCTGGGACCCCAGGGTGGCCCAGAGTCAGTGGGGGAGGTGTTCCGCCTGGGCCGGCCACGGCTGGCTGCCCACTGCGCACGCTGGACCCTGGGGCCGGGGCAGTGCCCCCGGAAGCGGGCCCTGGCTCTGGTGGGGCTTGTGGAAGCAGCTGGTGAGGAGGCTGGGCCCCTGACCGAGGCCTTACTGGCTGTGGTGATGGGGGTGGAATCGGGGGGCAAAGGTCCCAACCTAGACTGA
- the KRBOX5 gene encoding LOW QUALITY PROTEIN: KRAB domain-containing protein 5 (The sequence of the model RefSeq protein was modified relative to this genomic sequence to represent the inferred CDS: inserted 3 bases in 2 codons; deleted 1 base in 1 codon; substituted 1 base at 1 genomic stop codon) — MESRAPETAREDSNGAAQGGNRLSGSQEIPRSAFVCGVVSRKRPLGSPGQPAAWEMMLGLRYLGRSVSGPGEKETPAKTNSPAVPGAFECQQCGLTTSPISIHQSSHGGDKPYCCLQRSKSFRRGSDLVKQHGVHTGEKPSPCPQCDCCFSLSSNLMRHRHSHSGLRPHKCLECEEPVVGRSSXHRRGHMGEKPDSCAECGKTSCVSFSLIQHQRTRMWEKPYSCGDCGKHFSLSSNLAQHQRSHTCEKPCLCVWCGDRFGCSSYLLKHQRSHAEEEXKNFTHSSDCLRHRLTYSGEXPFKCPECGRGFKERTQFTKHQQVHVSERPHACPECGKTSPTNPSFLNTVLAHRQETSAPNSAAARVL; from the exons ATGGAGTCGCGGGCTCCAGAAACGGCAAGGGAGGACTCCAACGGCGCCGCGCAGGGGGGGAACCGGTTGTCTGGATCCCAGGAAATCCCAAGGTCCGCTTTTGTTTGCGGAGTTGTTTCACGCAAGCGGCCCTTGGGGTCGCCGGGGCAGCCGGCCGCCTGGGAAATGATGCTGGGCCTGCGGTACCTAGGTAGGTCAGTCTCTGGCCCTGGGGAGAAAGAAACTCCTGCCAAGACCAACTCTCCTGCGGTTCCTGGAGCCTTCGAGTGCCAGCAGTGTGGATTGACTACCTCCCCGATCTCAATCCACCAAAGCAGCCACGGCGGTGATAAACCCTACTGCTGTCTCCAGCGTAGCAAAAGCTTCCGACGGGGCTCAGATCTGGTTAAGCAGCACGGGGTACACACCGGCGAGAAACCGTCCCCCTGTCCCCAGTGTGACTGTTGCTTCAGCCTGAGCTCTAACCTCATGCGACACCGTCACTCTCACTCAGGCCTCCGGCCTCATAAGTGTCTGGAGTGCGAGGAGCCTGTTGTTGGCCGCAGCT GACACCGGCGGGGCCACATGGGCGAGAAGCCTGACAGTTGTGCCGAATGTGGCAAGACTTCCTGTGTTAGCTTCAGCCTGATCCAGCACCAGCGCACGCGCATGTGGGAGAAGCCCTACAGCTGC GGGGACTGCGGCAAGCACTTCAGCCTCAGCTCCAACCTGGCGCAGCACCAGCGCTCCCACACCTGTGAGAAGCCCTGCCTCTGTGTCTGGTGTGGTGACCGCTTTGGGTGCAGCTCTTATCTGCTCAAGCACCAGCGATCGCACGCGGAGGAGGA CAAGAACTTCACCCACAGCTCCGACTGCCTAAGGCACCGACTCACCTACAGTGGAGAGTGACCCTTCAAGTGTCCTGAGTGTGGGCGTGGCTTTAAAGAGCGCACCCAGTTCACCAAGCACCAGCAAGTCCATGTGAGCGAACGACCCCACGCCTGCCCAGAATGTGGCAAAACCTCTCCCACAAATCCAAGCTTCTTAAATACAGTGCTCGCACACAGGCAAGAAACAAGCGCACCAAACTCAGCTGCAGCGAGAGTTTTGTAG